One stretch of Prunus persica cultivar Lovell chromosome G1, Prunus_persica_NCBIv2, whole genome shotgun sequence DNA includes these proteins:
- the LOC18788374 gene encoding truncated transcription factor CAULIFLOWER A has translation MGRGRVQLKRIENKINRQVTFSKRRTGLLKKAHEISVLCDAQVALVVFSNKGKLCEYATDSCMDQILDRYERYSYAERQLVEPDIESQCNWTFEYSRLKAKVELLQRNQRHYLGEDLDSLTLKEIQSLEHQLETALKQIRSRKNQLMHESISELQRKERAMQEQNNLLAKKIKEKEKAAAEEVHNWEQQNNGLNLLPQPLPCLNMGGTQQDEFLQVRRNQLDLTLEPLYSCNLGCFAA, from the exons ATGGGAAGGGGTAGGGTTCAGCTGAAGCGCATAGAGAACAAGATCAACAGACAGGTgactttttccaaaagaagAACTGGGTTGCTCAAGAAGGCTCATGAGATCTCTGTCTTGTGCGATGCTCAGGTTGCTCTGGTTGTCTTCTCCAACAAGGGCAAACTCTGTGAGTACGCCACGGATTCATG CATGGATCAAATACTTGACCGCTACGAGAGATACTCTTACGCAGAAAGACAGCTAGTCGAACCCGATATTGAATCACAG TGTAACTGGACCTTCGAATATTCTAGACTAAAGGCTAAAGTTGAGCTTTTGCAAAGAAATCAGAG GCACTATTTGGGAGAAGATCTCGATTCGTTGACTCTGAAAGAGATCCAAAGTTTGGAGCACCAGCTCGAGACCGCTCTTAAACAAATTCGATCAAGAAAA AACCAACTCATGCATGAGTCCATCTCTGAGCTTCAGAGAAAG GAAAGGGCGATGCAGGAGCAAAATAACTTGTTGGCAAAGAAG AtcaaggagaaggagaaggccGCAGCTGAGGAGGTTCATAACTGGGAGCAGCAAAACAATGGCCTCAACTTGCTTCCACAGCCGCTTCCATGTCTAAACATGGG GGGCACGCAGCAAGATGAATTCCTTCAGGTGAGGAGGAACCAGCTGGACCTTACTCTGGAACCATTATATTCATGCAACCTCGGATGCTTTGCTGCTTGA
- the LOC18790448 gene encoding putative F-box protein At1g53550: MAIKCGATNPELADEIIFSHILPRLPAEDLMRCKCVCKSWSSLIRSPSFVACFHDFHSNDTTNFFFRRISEFFSSKIEQQGTVPTPGAEIFQFPNDYFTDVQSVHGLVCASSHSNSVFILNPTTRESIQLPHSRVIETRTPSVTYRFGYIPSTNEYKVLQILSFRLDIDGKWDLQFNTLTLGRDYWWRPLQVDPRHLPFDALAYAFDSYNNILRHSGSVCLNGAVHWIYEKKKLIVAFDFREETFKAIPLPEDYDKEIADYFDQDANHYIGDGNPDAYCHPSMVKVGGCVGVIVDMSWKRDKIMLWTLKDYHNHVWVKETISLASEPSYLDCPRYVDALGTVHTGEFALVHYFVGLTPGYGDGPPRVLLYDMKSKQYRIIDFVFPEDDDWRDEPPIKLITNYDDSIVPLK, encoded by the coding sequence ATGGCCATAAAATGTGGTGCAACGAACCCGGAACTTGCAGACGAAATCATATTCTCTCATATACTCCCACGGCTACCAGCAGAGGATCTGATGCGATGCAAGTGCGTATGCAAGTCTTGGTCCTCCCTCATCCGCAGCCCTTCCTTTGTCGCCTGCTTCCACGACTTTCACAGCAATGACACCACTAACTTTTTTTTCAGACGGATAAGCGAGTTCTTCTCGTCAAAAATAGAGCAACAAGGGACTGTTCCAACACCCGGCGCcgaaattttccaatttccgAATGATTATTTTACTGATGTGCAGAGTGTCCATGGCTTGGTTTGTGCATCCTCTCACTCCAACTCTGTTTTCATACTTAACCCTACCACCCGAGAGTCCATCCAACTTCCCCATTCCCGTGTAATAGAAACCCGCACGCCTTCGGTTACATATCGCTTCGGGTACATTCCAAGTACCAACGAGTATAAGGTTCTCCAGATCCTCTCCTTTCGTCTAGACATTGATGGAAAATGGGATCTTCAGTTTAACACATTGACACTAGGTAGGGATTATTGGTGGAGGCCATTGCAGGTAGATCCTCGCCATCTTCCTTTTGATGCTCTAGCTTATGCCTTTGACTCTTATAATAATATACTTAGACATAGTGGAAGTGTGTGCCTCAATGGGGCCGTCCATTGGATATacgagaagaagaaattgatagtCGCATTTGACTTTAGAGAGGAGACATTCAAAGCGATCCCACTACCTGAAGATTATGATAAAGAGATTGCTGATTATTTTGATCAAGATGCCAATCATTATATAGGTGATGGTAATCCTGATGCTTATTGCCATCCAAGTATGGTTAAGGTAGGGGGATGCGTGGGTGTGATTGTTGACATGTCATGGAAACGGGACAAGATCATGTTATGGACTTTGAAGGACTATCATAACCATGTGTGGGTTAAGGAGACCATTAGCTTGGCATCAGAGCCAAGTTATCTTGATTGTCCGCGCTACGTTGATGCTTTGGGTACAGTCCACACTGGTGAGTTTGCGCTGGTGCACTATTTTGTTGGACTTACTCCAGGATATGGTGACGGTCCACCCAGAGTGCTTCTTTATGATATGAAGAGCAAACAATATAGAataattgattttgtttttccggAAGATGATGATTGGCGAGATGAGCCTCCAattaagttaattactaattatgATGATAGCATTGTCCCCTTAAAATGA